The window GGATCCGGATGGGACCAAAATGCTCACTTTTATGCTTTTGCGTGCAGTAGATTCCCATAAGGAGTACGAAAAAAGAGGAATAAGCGAGCGCATTTTTACAGATACAATGAAGTTTTGTACCCGATTCATAGAGGAACATTACAAGCTGTACGGGACATATGCATTCACGTGGGCTTGGTGGTTTCCAAGACAGATTTCACTTCGCGAATACCGAATTGGTGCACTTGAATATGAAATGATCGAGCAGGAAGAAGAGAAATTAATAAATATACATATCCCCGCTGATGCGAATTTGGGGCGTGAGAGTCTGCGGAAGTCATATGAGGAAGCCAGGGGATTTTTCGCCGGATATTATCCGGAGTATGGACAGTCGGATATGGTGTGTGATTCCTGGCTGCTTTCTCCTATCCTGACCAAATTGTTACCTGAGAACTCCAACATAGCGGGCTTTCAAAAGGCATTCGAATTAACGCATGTAGATCATTCTAACGACAGCTCTATTAGATGGGTTTATGGAAGAACTGATATTCCAATACAAGAACTACCGGAACATACATCCTTACAGACAAAAATCAAAACCTATCTGTTGGAAGGCGGTTGCATTGGCGCAGCCAAAGGAAGACTGAAGGAAGACCCCTGGAAGGGTTAATCCTTCGATGTATTCATTAAACAAAGATTTAAATAAAGATAAAGCCACCTTTGCAGGTGGCTTCATTACTCACAAATCCGTTCCAACAAACCTCCGAGCTGTTCGGCCAGCACTTCATGCGGGACAGGTTTTTCATTCGTAAACCACCATTCCACTACGCCCACATAAGAAGAAGCCAGAAAATGAACGACAAGCTCCTTATTAAATCCTTTGTTCTTTCCTTTTGTGTTATCCACTTCGTCTTTGAACTCTTCAATAAGAAACTCCAGAAATTGATTGCGGAAATAGGCTGCTCCTTTACTTGCCAGCATCGTGGAGAAAAAAGCGTAATTCTGATCAAAATATTCTGTCCAAATTACGGACCCTGTTACAAAATCCACATCAGCTACAGCTTTGCATCTTTTACGGAGTTCATTAATATGACTTTCAATAAGTTTATCCAGCAAGTCGTATTTATCCATATAGTGAAGGTAAATCGTACCACGACTGACGTTAGCTCTATCTGATAAATCCTGAACGGTTATATCGTCAAAATTCTTTTCAGACATTAGTTCAATAATTGCTGTTTTTAATGCTTCCTGCGTCTTAAGAATTCTTCTGTCGATTTTCGACATGTTGTTCACCGATCTTTCTTTTTGTCATAAATCGTAATTGATAACAGAGTAGTTTTATACTTACTTATAATTATAAACAAATGTACAATATTTTATCAAATTCTTTATAAGAGAATTTCTAATGATAATTAACAGAATCATAGAATTAGTTCAGTAATATACGAATTGAGTGAAATCAACAATAGGCAAAATCATTAATTCAAATATAATAATAGACGTATGAACATTAAAGTAATAATGAATATTATTTTTTCAGTTCTCCGTGATATTTTATAAAGAAAGGGTGTTGTAACATGTGCAACATAATTTATATATTGTGGCATCTGATGCCTGCCTTTTATCGGTTATCCGCGTAGTCTGAATGCTTTGCGGTGTGTAAATGATGCAGCAGCAAAGTCAGAATAAGGAGGAAGTTATGGAGAGTAATCGTACATGGATGATCACAGGGGTAAGCAGTGGCTTTGGTTATGAGATGACTAAACAACTGCTTGAGAAGGGGGATAAAGTGATCGGCACGGTTCGTGACCTAGTCAAGGTCGCTGACCTTATCGAGAAATATCCTGATACCTTTACTTGCAAAATTCTAGATGTCACCGATGTTCCCGCTATTCGAAAGCTGGTTGACAGCTCCTTTGAGCAGTTTGGACGTATCGATGTTGTTGTAAGCAACGCCGGTTATGGCCTTTTCGGGGCCGCCGAGGAACTCTCTGACGCCCAGGTTGATCACATCATTGCGACCAACTTAACCGGATCTATCCAACTTATCCGTTCCGCTCTTCCGCATCTGCGGAGTCAGGGCGGTGGCCGTATTATTCAGCTATCTACCTATGGAGGACAGGTGGCATTTCCGGGTAATTCGATGTACCATGTAACCAAGTTTGGTATTGAGGGCTTTTGTGAGTCTATTGCCCAAGAGGTAGCACCTTTTAACATTGGTGTTACATTGGTGGAGCCGGGCGGCGCCCGTACTGAATTCCGTTATGGCAGCGCACAGGTTGCAAACCTAATGCCAGAATACGAAGGTAACCCGGCACATGGCTTTTTGACCATGCTGGATGCTTCTAATGGGCTGGCCCCAGGCGATCCTGTACGAATGGCAACCCGTATCATCGAGAGCGTTGACATAGAGCAGGCACCATTACGAATGGTCCTTGGCTCTCAAGCACTGTCAATCACCATTTCAACGCTCAAAAAACGTCTTGCCGATTTCGAAACGCAGACAGCACTTGCAGCTTCTACTGATTTTCCTGCAGGTGAATAAGTCGGACATGTGGTCAGTATTCAGCCTAATCTGAAACATTGGCATGGCGCGACCAAAGACAGCTGGTTTGTGCATCTGCATGACTCCAGGAGAAACGGTATGGTTTGAAGCGGTCGAGGATGAATGGTTTGATCGAGTGTAGGGAATGTTGCCCAGATCTTGTGATCATCTTTACTTATATTAATTGGAAATGGGGTTTGCGTTGTGGAGTATATTAAATTTGGAAATACAGGAATGGATGTTTCCCGGATTTGCCTGGGCTGTATGAGTTTTGGAGAAGTGATGCCGGGAGGACATCAATGGGTGCTTGATGAAGATCGCAGCCGTCCAATAATCAAGAGAGCGCTTGAGCTTGGCATCAACTTTTTTGATACCGCAAATATTTATGCGAATGGGACCAGTGAAGAGATTACCGGACGGGCATTGAAGGATTTTGCGAATCGGGATGAAATTGTGCTCGCTACAAAGGTCTGGGGACGCATGCATCAAGGTCCGAATGGCGCGGGACTTTCACGGAAGTCCATATTGAGTGAAATCGATAAAAGCTTGAAGCGGCTGGGGACTGACTATGTGGATCTCTATATTATCCACCGCTGGGATTACAATACGCCTATTGAAGAAACGATGGAAGCCTTGCACGAGGTAGTGAAGTCTGGAAAGGCTAGATATATTGGTGCTTCTGCCATGTTCGCTTGGCAGTTTCAAAAGGCTTTGCATGTCGCGGAGAAAAACGGCTGGACCCGATTTGTATCCATGCAAAATCACTTAAACCTTATCTACCGCGAAGAAGAACGGGAAATGATGCCGCTTTGCAAGGATCAAAAAATTGCTTCGACTCCTTACAGCCCGTTGGCATCAGGAAGACTGATCCGTGATTGGTCTGAAACCACGCAAAGATCAGAAAGTGATCATATTCAAAAGTTGAAATACGATGCGACTGCCGACGCAGATCGGCTGATCATTGAACGGGTAGCTGCTCTGTCAGAGAAGCGCGGTGTGCCCCGCATTCATATCGCACTCGCATGGCTGCTTCAGAAAGAGAATGTAGCTGCTCCTATTGTTGGTGCGACAAAACTTCCACAGCTTGAAGATGCTGTAGGTGCTCTCTCGGTAAAATTAACCCCTGAAGAAATTTCATTCCTTGAAGAACTGTACGTCCCGCATCCGGTAGTTGGGGCTTCATAATTAATTACATTAAAGTAAGCAGGTACAAATAATAAAGGTATTTATAGGAGGAACTACAGTGGCAAAACATGAGGAAGTCAAAAATGGCGTTATTTTTCCAGTTGGAGAAAAAAATGATGCTTTTGCACAATTTTTTGTGGGACAAAGTTATCTGAAAACCTTAATTGCTGATCCTAAAGTGAATGTAGGTGTTGGCAATGTAACCTTTGAACCAGGCTGCAGAAACAACTGGCATATCCACCGGGATGGGTTTCAAATATTGTTGGTAACCGGCGGTGAGGGATGGTATCAAGAGGAAGGTAAACCCGCACAATCCTTGAAAGCCGGTGATGTAATCGTCACCCATGATGGTGTTAAACACTGGCATGGTGCGGCAAAAGACAGCTGGTTTGAACACATTGCAATCACTGCGGGCAGACCGGAATGGTTAGAGCCTGTATCTGATGAGCAATATACTCATATCGAATAGGTACGGTACAACATCTCTGCTAAACAGGGCTCAGGCTGTCGAGAACGTCTCGACAGCCTGAAGCTGCTGATTTAGCAGCTTTTTTGTTTCGTTTAAGATCCCTTTATACAACCCTCTCAAGCAATACCCCAACCTGGTTCGCCATGACATGGGGAGGATGCGGCATCCCGTTCGTGATCCACCACTCCACTATTCCTACGAAAGCTGTTCCCATAAAAGAGCCCACAATCACTTTATCCAATCCCTGGTTTCTTTCTTCATTCATATTTACTTCACCTTTATATTCTTCAATAAGAAATTCAAGGAACCGGGCACGAAAGGAAGGAGCTCCTTTACTCGCCAACATCGTTGAAAAGAATAAATAATTACGCTCAAAGTATTCGAAATAGACCAGATTTGCTTCACTCCACTCCATTTCACATGCATATTTGTTGATGTCCTTCATGTTGTTAATATGCTCTTCAATCAGTTTATCCAGCAGATCAAATTTATCTGTGTAATGCAGGTAGATGGTTGCCCGGTGAACATTTGCCCTGTTGGAAATGTCCTGGATCGTAATGGAATCGAAATTCTTTTCTGACATCAATTCAATGACGGCCTTTTTTATCGCTTCCTGTGATTTGAGTATTCTTCTATCTATTTTAGTCATATTTGATATCACCAATTTCCTTGTTAATAGTCAATTCAGAGGAATATGTACATTATTCGACAGATACAGATTATTTAACGATTGTAAGATGCTCGATTCTATATATTATTATACACGTGTCGTTTAATCGATCAATATCGTTTAGTATCACACGCTCATCCGTTGCTTAAGCCGGATCGGATGGGCGGGTAATTTCTTATTACAGGAGGTACACATGCGCAAATTCTTATGCTTGCTCTTTGGTATTACTATTCTATTTGCACTGGCAGCCTGCAGCCCGACAAATAATAGGCCAAGTTCCGGAGTTGCTGCGGAAAGCGATGAAGGCAGTCGTCTTGATATCCCGCCGTTGGGCAGTGAACCCGCAGAAGCAACTGAGCAGCCCACAGAGGTGGGAAAGGAAAATAAAGTGAAGGAAAACTCAGGGATTGAAATTCCCATCTATATTATTATTGGCGGCACTACGTTTCCAGCAACATTATATAACAATGAGACGACGCAAGCCCTGGTAGCGCAGTTTCCGATGACCATCCGTATGAATGAACAAAATAGGCTGGAGAAGTATAATGATCTGTCCGAGGAGCTTCCGGCTGCATCTACTGAACGCCCTGCAACCATTCATGCCGGTGACATTATGTCCTGGTCCGGAAATACTCTGGTACTTTTTTATCAGACCTTCTCCAATTCTTACGACGGTTATGTTCCGCTCGGAAGTGTCGACGATCCTGCAAATCTGGCAGCAGCGCTTGGTTCAGGGAATGTACAAGTTACCTGGTCACTTGCAGATTAAACTAGGGTGTTGATTCTAGGGTTAAAGATATTTAGAGAAGGAGATGGATTGCGTGAGGAGTATCCAAACATTAAGGCTAACTAGTCTGCTGCTGGGAACGGCTCTCACTTTCAGTACGGTGAGCACTGCTTTTGCGGCGGACTATAACGATGTTTCAGATAGCGCTTGGTATCGTACCGCTGTAGACTTTGTTACGGAGAGAAATCTGATGAGCGGTAATGGGGCAGGTAATTTCGAGCCGGAAACAACTATGAGCCGGGCAATGCTTGTCACGGTGCTGCACCGTATAGATGGGTCTCCGGCAGCAGCAGGCAACGGTGGTTTTTCGGATGTTCCTGTTGGCAGTTACTTCGCCTCTGCTATAGCTTGGGCGAAAGCCAATCGGATCGTGACCGGTGTAGATGAGAGGAGTTTTTCCCCTCTCAGCCTAATTACCCGTGAGCAATTCTCAACGATCCTGTACCGTTACGCCGAAGCGAAGGGGTATGACATTTCTGGCTATACCACTTTAGATGGTTATACCGACGCATCAGAGGTCAGCGCTTATGCGAAGGCTGCCATGCACTGGATGGTTGGGATCCAGAATATGCAGGGAAGTAGGGGTAAATTATCGCCCTCAGGCTCTGCAACCCGCGCACAGGCTGCAACTATGCTAATGCGCTTTTTAGACAACATATCCATAAAAGAGCAACATAAGGAGAATAATATGATTAACATGACTATCCTTGTCGGGAAAGCGGCTTTCAAAGCTAAAATGTATGACAATGAAACAACAAGGGCATTGATTACTCAGATGCCAATAACAGTAAACATGTCAGAATTGAACGGCCAAGAAAAATACTATCGTTTCCAAAGTGATTTGCCTGTTGGATCTACAGAAGCACCGGCAACCATTCATGCAGGAGAAATCATGTTATGGTATTCCAACAGCCTGGTACTTTTCTACGAAACATTTTCCAATGCATACGGTGGTTACACCAAACTCGGATATATAGAGGACATCTCAGGACTCACAGCGGCACTTGGGCCAGAAGCTGCTCAAGTTACTTATTCCATAGATGACTGATATAACCTCAACTAAAGGCAACAAAAAAACTCTAAAATGGAAAAGGAGTAATGTTAATGAAACCAAAAGGCATTCTTGAGCGAGATAAAAATGGCGAGTTAATTTCTTTAAATGACCCGGAGTATTATAAAGTTCTTGATCTTATTGTTGAAGCACAGAGAATTACAATGCAATTAAACAACTCATATCATGAAGCGGAAGAAGTCAGGGAATTATTTTCGAAATTAACGGGAGTAGAGGTGGATGAATCGTTTGGACTTTTTCCTCCTTTTTACACGGATTTTGGCAAGAATATCAGAGTGGGGAGAAATGTGTTTATCAATCATGCTTGTACTTTTATGGACAGAGGTGGCATAACCCTCGAAGATAACGTTTTGATAGGGCCTAAAGTGAACCTGATTACCATTAACCACCCTCTGGATCCTTCTAAAAGACAATCTACTATCTCTACTCCTATAGTTATCAAGAAAAACGCTTGGCTTGGGGCAGGTGCGATGATCATGCCAGGTGTTACGATCGGAGAAAATTCTATTGTATCCGCAGGTGCAATTGTCACCAAGGATGTACCACCCAATACGGTTGTAGCAGGTGTTCCTGCGAAAATTATTAAGAAGATTGAATAAATGAGAGACTCTGAATGAATAGATGTATGTATATCCCGTGTGGCTGCTGGAATCGCTCATTGTAGAAGACCTTAGTGAGATGCTTAATGCGATTACCGAGCAGAGTTACGCGAATATGTTCGGTACCCACCGCCACCACCGGAAGAGGGCAGAGGCGGCACCATGTGTACTTATAAATGGAAATCCAAGTAAATTACTACTGATTTCCAGCTAAGTTCTGTAGCAATAGATTATTATACTTTGCCGCATGTTTTTGTTCATCGAGAATAATGCCATACAATGTATCCTTATAAACGCCATAAGGAAGGCCGAACCAAATCTTTCGATACTTTTCTACTGCAGACAATTCACCTTGGAAAGCTTTTTGCAAACCGGCAATATACGAATGAACATGTTCAGGAACTTCGTTGCTAACTCCTGTCACTTCATATCCAGTTAATTCTTTGTACATTTGCCGGAACATTTGATTATGCCCTCGTTCATCATTCCGAATAGAGGTGATCACTTCAGCTTGTTGCTGGCTAGGAGTAAGGCGAATGAGTTGGTCATAAAAAAGTTCATCATTTCGTTCCCCTTGGACTGAAGTCCGCATTAATTCAAGCGCGTCTTGCATTGAAGTTGCCCAAACAGGAACGAATGGTGATCTGAACCAATGCGGATAAACCATATTCATGAGCGTAGCCCTCCGATAATGTAAGCAATTTTACTATCAATTATATGCACAAGAGCCTAGGGTGTGATTAATACTGATTTCCAGCCGGATAATCAAAGGTTGAATGTAAGGGGCTACAGGGTGCCAGGTAAAAAAGCAGTGGACAGAAAAGGAGGTTGTTGGAAGAAGGTTAGTATGCTTTGATTAAATGGAGTGGAATTCATCAAAGTTACAAGATTGAATCCAGCGAGGATGTAGTTGAATGGTCCTCCAAGCAGATCGCGAAAACGTTGGCGATGTCGCCGGCAGCGGTGAGCAGCGCCTTGCAAAAAGCCCTTGAGACGATGGACCGGGCCCAGCTTCGCTCGGATGAGCTCAGCAGCAAGGACGTTCAACCGGAGCAGCAACTGCTGTCCGGTATGAGGAGGCCTTCGACGGAAGATGCCCGGTGTCTTTCTTTTTGAACCCTAGTACGAGTGTGCTCTCCGTTAGCCTTATCCTTGTGACGCATCCATGTTCATGTAGTTAATAGCCCACAGATGGCCGTCCAAGTCCACGAAGCCCCAATGATACATGAACCCATGATCTTCAGGTTCAGCGTGCAATTTCCCGCCCAAGGAGAGCGCGGTATTCACGATTTCATCGACCTTTTCCCGGCTCTCGAAAGCCAATGCGATCGTCATCTGCGCATACTTGCTCGTATCGACGGATTCTTTCTCCGTAAGCGTATTAAAGAATGCTTGATTGATCAGCATAACCTGCAGGTTGTCGCCGATCACGATGGCTACCGAATTCTCATTATCGGGGAATTGCGGGTTGAGTTCGAATCCGAGTCCGGTGAAGAACGCTTTCGATTGTTCTACGTTTTTTACAGGCAGGTTGAAGCTCGTGAATGCGGATGTTAATGCCATTTTCAAAACACCTCTTCGTCAAATTAGTTTGTGTTCATTTATGCCTTCGTTTATATAGACGACAGCCGATCCGGGATTTCATCGGTTTCATAGATTCGAAAGCCTGAATTTTGAAAAATAATTTGGTATTAAGCTACTGGAAAATATTTGAGAGAGCTAACGACCGATATGAGTTTCCAATCAAGAAGTGATGATATTTCTAGAACTAAGAAGAGTGGGTTTGAATTTGCAACAGATTTTAATACTAATGAGATCAAAACATTATTTGAGGAATTCATCACCAAAGTAAATAAACGAGGGCTAAATAAAGATGCATTGTTTTGGATTCTCGATCAAGGGACGTTGCGATTTGGAATTAATTTAAATTATGCCTGGCTGAACTGCGCTGAAAACATATGTGCAACAATTAGTTTCATCAGTATAAACAAAACCTGCATTTAAGTATACAACAAGCCAATTAATAAAATCAGAGGGAACACTCAGAAGTAATGATTTATCCTAATTATAGCTGCCCAAATAACACTCCGACAATGTAAGAGGACAAGAACATATATTTATTGAAACCCGCGCTGGTCGCGGTTTTTTTGATTTAAGGATACATGTTCTTGTCCCCAGCAAAGGACAAAAACATGTATCCATTGCCGTAAATGGACAAGAACATGGTACTATTTATCAGTTTATGTAATCTATAATTATTAGTCATATCCTTCCCTTAAGGACAGTGAGTGGGTCATTATTTTGACTAAAATCAATAAATACATAGAATGCGCATTCTTTCAACATTATATCCACATATAAGTTTACTAGAATATAAATATAAAAAGAAAACAACTTAAATAGGAGGAATACAAATGGATTGGTCTTTATTGCTGTTGTTAATTTGTCCGCTGATGATGATATATATGATGATTGGAATGAAAGGACGGCATGGTCCTGAATCTCGGGTAAACCAATCTATGATGGATTGGACACTTCATCAAGATTTTAATGAGTTAACGGTTGAGAACGAACGGCTGGAAAAACAACTCTTAAGCCTTACCAAATAGCAAATAAAGAGATAGCCTTAAGCGACTAGTGCTTATGAGCTATCTCTTTTGCTGATTATCAAAATTCTATATTTCTTTGCTAAAAATTGAGTTTATGTCGGCCTGACCCTATATGAAACATTAAACCGGCAACAGCCCCCAGATCTTTAGAGAGAAGTGAGTGATAGGTTTGGTTCAAATGGATTAGATCTTGCCGCATATCCAAATAAGCAGACCATGAACCTAACTTGATGATACGACCAAATAGAAGGTTATATCCGTTTAAAATCGCTGTATTGAAGGGTGGGAACAAGGTGGGATGAAGGAAATATAAGATGTTAGCTGCCGCGGGACCTAAACCTTTGATACGTAGATTGTCCAAGTGATTAATCTCATCAAGGATATCTTTTTCTTCAGGGGTCTGAGATATCTGCTTTAAAAAATGTCCAAAGGCAAGTTGATGTTCATCATTTTCATAAATATCGGGGATTCCAAGCTTTGGTTTCCAATAAAAAGCGTGGGCTGCTCCTTTAAAAACTTGCTTTTGTTTACATATCGCTTCCATCACCAATTCAAGTGGAGAACCTTTAAAGTCGTTTCCAAACACACTCGATTCAATAGATTGTATGACATCGCTTACTCCGTTTCTTACCGTATCGAATGCATCTATTCGATCCCCGTTGTTTAGGAACCAGGAATTATACACGGATTCTGTATCAGATTTAAACTCCTTAATATGCTTTTCTACATTCATTAGCATTTACTTTGACTCCTCCATTACTTGTATATCCTGAATTATAATCCTGAAAATGAGTAGCGGCAGTGCCATATTTAATTATTTCGAAAAAACATTCTTTACCCATGGTTTCTTCATACTTTCCCCAAATTCCATTGGTATCCTTTAAATACATCAAGAACATGTAGATTATTGTAGAACGATTAAGGGGGTGAAGATTTTTGAAAGCTATTCGCAATATTCTTGGGTTCGCTCTTATCCTGATTATTCTATCGGGACTCGGATACATCGGATGGTTTGTTTCAAAAGAACAGAACATTACATGGTCAAGCCTTTTGGGTTCGCAGTCTGCGGCAAATTCTCATAATCAGCATACTTCAGCAGAAGCAACAACAACTACAACAACACAAAGTGCAGATGTTAATCCAGTGGACAATTTACAGGCGAAGGTCACCAGTTCTTACAAATCTGTTCAGCAGGTAGCGGAATTAATGTCGTCCAGTTCCGTAAACCCATCACTGATTGGGCGTTATCAAAGAGGGCTGTATTCTCTTTCTGAGGGAGTATATCTCATGAATCAGCTGGATCAGAATCTGGTTGAAATGGCCCGTCTGACGGATGCAACGGAACCCACGTATCAAGTGTACGTCAATCGTCATAATGTTATGGTTCAAACCCAGAGTGTATTGAACAATGTTTCACAAAAACTGAGTGACGCCAAAGAAATGTTTTTATCCAATGTAACAACGAACACCGCCGAAGCTTCTATTGAAGCTGGAGATGTACAGCAGGTCAATAAGGCCATATTTCAAATGGCACAAACGGTAATGGAACTTCAAGGCACGAATGAATGGTTGAATAATCAAATTCAGCTGACGATGGGCCAAGCAGAGCAAGCACAACTAGCGGCTGAAGCTTTAGCTGCAGAAAATGCCATGAACAGTCAAACGAGCGGTTTTTCGATTGGTAATGTTCAATTGCCTACTCTTGTAACCTTGCTTACCATACTTTTTGCAGTGTTGATGCTAGTTGGAATCATTGGCGCCACACGCAATCTGGTGTCCAAACAACCAAAGGTTGAAAATGAACAAACAGTTTAATTTTTAGGAGGGGTAAAATAATGATGGATATGAATATGAGTAGTTCAACTCCTATGTCAGGTGCAGGTGTATCCGGCAGCGTCCAGGGAACAATGGAAATGGGGACTTATAGTTCGGGTGGTGTACTTAGCGGGCTTCTATCGACAGTAACTGAGCTGCTGTTTGTTGCGCTAATTCTAAGTCTTGTGGTTGGGCTTGCCGTATGGCTTAAAAACACCTACTTTAAAGAGTCTTATAATAAGGGCAAACAAGTCATTACTAATGATCCGATGTTAAAGATGATTTTCGTTTTGGCTTCGACCTTGGTGGGAGTAATTGTAGTTTTATATCTCCTTGGAATCCTGATGAATGGCGGGATGAATTCGAATCATATCGGATTGGTATCCACTTGGAGCATTACTGGAATTTTAACATTCTTTGTTAAGCTCCTGACCATTGTCTTTGTGGGTGCATTAATCGGTTTCTTGTTCACATACGTGAAGAAAAATATCAATACCGCACCTGCTTCCTCTTCTTCCACAGTTCTACTAACTGCAGGAAATGAGAATAAGACCAACGAAGAAGCTAAGTCGGAATAATAGGTAATGAAATAAAGATAAAATGGATTGAGGTTGATGAGGTAATGAAGT of the Paenibacillus pedocola genome contains:
- a CDS encoding acyltransferase domain-containing protein: MTLLEVCERICLPDPMKRKVLEFAGEFDERTTESLSAALYDPSSWGKGVKEIAGVLGEDPDGTKMLTFMLLRAVDSHKEYEKRGISERIFTDTMKFCTRFIEEHYKLYGTYAFTWAWWFPRQISLREYRIGALEYEMIEQEEEKLINIHIPADANLGRESLRKSYEEARGFFAGYYPEYGQSDMVCDSWLLSPILTKLLPENSNIAGFQKAFELTHVDHSNDSSIRWVYGRTDIPIQELPEHTSLQTKIKTYLLEGGCIGAAKGRLKEDPWKG
- a CDS encoding TetR/AcrR family transcriptional regulator; translation: MSKIDRRILKTQEALKTAIIELMSEKNFDDITVQDLSDRANVSRGTIYLHYMDKYDLLDKLIESHINELRKRCKAVADVDFVTGSVIWTEYFDQNYAFFSTMLASKGAAYFRNQFLEFLIEEFKDEVDNTKGKNKGFNKELVVHFLASSYVGVVEWWFTNEKPVPHEVLAEQLGGLLERICE
- a CDS encoding SDR family oxidoreductase, whose amino-acid sequence is MESNRTWMITGVSSGFGYEMTKQLLEKGDKVIGTVRDLVKVADLIEKYPDTFTCKILDVTDVPAIRKLVDSSFEQFGRIDVVVSNAGYGLFGAAEELSDAQVDHIIATNLTGSIQLIRSALPHLRSQGGGRIIQLSTYGGQVAFPGNSMYHVTKFGIEGFCESIAQEVAPFNIGVTLVEPGGARTEFRYGSAQVANLMPEYEGNPAHGFLTMLDASNGLAPGDPVRMATRIIESVDIEQAPLRMVLGSQALSITISTLKKRLADFETQTALAASTDFPAGE
- a CDS encoding aldo/keto reductase, which encodes MEYIKFGNTGMDVSRICLGCMSFGEVMPGGHQWVLDEDRSRPIIKRALELGINFFDTANIYANGTSEEITGRALKDFANRDEIVLATKVWGRMHQGPNGAGLSRKSILSEIDKSLKRLGTDYVDLYIIHRWDYNTPIEETMEALHEVVKSGKARYIGASAMFAWQFQKALHVAEKNGWTRFVSMQNHLNLIYREEEREMMPLCKDQKIASTPYSPLASGRLIRDWSETTQRSESDHIQKLKYDATADADRLIIERVAALSEKRGVPRIHIALAWLLQKENVAAPIVGATKLPQLEDAVGALSVKLTPEEISFLEELYVPHPVVGAS
- a CDS encoding cupin domain-containing protein → MAKHEEVKNGVIFPVGEKNDAFAQFFVGQSYLKTLIADPKVNVGVGNVTFEPGCRNNWHIHRDGFQILLVTGGEGWYQEEGKPAQSLKAGDVIVTHDGVKHWHGAAKDSWFEHIAITAGRPEWLEPVSDEQYTHIE
- a CDS encoding TetR/AcrR family transcriptional regulator, producing MTKIDRRILKSQEAIKKAVIELMSEKNFDSITIQDISNRANVHRATIYLHYTDKFDLLDKLIEEHINNMKDINKYACEMEWSEANLVYFEYFERNYLFFSTMLASKGAPSFRARFLEFLIEEYKGEVNMNEERNQGLDKVIVGSFMGTAFVGIVEWWITNGMPHPPHVMANQVGVLLERVV
- a CDS encoding cyclophilin-like fold protein → MRKFLCLLFGITILFALAACSPTNNRPSSGVAAESDEGSRLDIPPLGSEPAEATEQPTEVGKENKVKENSGIEIPIYIIIGGTTFPATLYNNETTQALVAQFPMTIRMNEQNRLEKYNDLSEELPAASTERPATIHAGDIMSWSGNTLVLFYQTFSNSYDGYVPLGSVDDPANLAAALGSGNVQVTWSLAD
- a CDS encoding cyclophilin-like fold protein; the encoded protein is MRSIQTLRLTSLLLGTALTFSTVSTAFAADYNDVSDSAWYRTAVDFVTERNLMSGNGAGNFEPETTMSRAMLVTVLHRIDGSPAAAGNGGFSDVPVGSYFASAIAWAKANRIVTGVDERSFSPLSLITREQFSTILYRYAEAKGYDISGYTTLDGYTDASEVSAYAKAAMHWMVGIQNMQGSRGKLSPSGSATRAQAATMLMRFLDNISIKEQHKENNMINMTILVGKAAFKAKMYDNETTRALITQMPITVNMSELNGQEKYYRFQSDLPVGSTEAPATIHAGEIMLWYSNSLVLFYETFSNAYGGYTKLGYIEDISGLTAALGPEAAQVTYSIDD
- a CDS encoding sugar O-acetyltransferase, with amino-acid sequence MLERDKNGELISLNDPEYYKVLDLIVEAQRITMQLNNSYHEAEEVRELFSKLTGVEVDESFGLFPPFYTDFGKNIRVGRNVFINHACTFMDRGGITLEDNVLIGPKVNLITINHPLDPSKRQSTISTPIVIKKNAWLGAGAMIMPGVTIGENSIVSAGAIVTKDVPPNTVVAGVPAKIIKKIE
- a CDS encoding ferritin-like domain-containing protein codes for the protein MNMVYPHWFRSPFVPVWATSMQDALELMRTSVQGERNDELFYDQLIRLTPSQQQAEVITSIRNDERGHNQMFRQMYKELTGYEVTGVSNEVPEHVHSYIAGLQKAFQGELSAVEKYRKIWFGLPYGVYKDTLYGIILDEQKHAAKYNNLLLQNLAGNQ
- a CDS encoding VOC family protein; its protein translation is MALTSAFTSFNLPVKNVEQSKAFFTGLGFELNPQFPDNENSVAIVIGDNLQVMLINQAFFNTLTEKESVDTSKYAQMTIALAFESREKVDEIVNTALSLGGKLHAEPEDHGFMYHWGFVDLDGHLWAINYMNMDASQG
- a CDS encoding DUF2933 domain-containing protein — its product is MDWSLLLLLICPLMMIYMMIGMKGRHGPESRVNQSMMDWTLHQDFNELTVENERLEKQLLSLTK